The DNA segment ATTTTACGGATTCTTTGAGTAATGCTAAGGTTGGTGACTGTTCACTGAGGTTGAGTTTGAGGTTTCCAGCTTCCTTGTCGATTAAAAGCATGGCTCCTGTAGTTGGGGAGCTTTGGAGTGGCAAAACAGGTAGGATCGAGTTCTCAAGCCTAAATGATCCGTTGTGGCGGTTCTCTGGTCTGAGGTATGAGTATACAGAAGGCGAGAGAGTGAGTAAGTTATGCAAGAGCCGGTCCAAAACCAAAGGAAAGCATTACCCTGATGCTCAAACTTCAGACATGAGATTCGTCATGTCAGTGAAATATCCTGGAGGAGTGAGATCTGCTCGCGCAAGCCCTTACTTCGTTGGAGATAGACTGTATCGTGAACTCTTGGTTCGTGGGCAAGGAGCTGGGGTACCTGGAATCCCTATGAATGTTAACAGTGTCACCAAAAGCTTCACAAACATCACTTACAGGATCCGTTTCTTGAATCCTGTGTCTGAATCACGTGGAGATATCTTTGCAGAGGGAACGTATGATAGGGACACAGGCGAGTTATGTATGGTAGGATGTCAATCAGTTAAGCTAAACAGCACAACGACTGTTGACTGCAGTCTTGCAATCAGATTCAAGTTTTCTCCTATTGATTCTAGAAGCGATGACCGGTTAAAAGGAACCATCGAAAGCACACGAGAGAAGACGGATCCGCTTTACGTTGGACGCATGGAGGTTGTGTCTAGGTCCATCTACGTTCATCAAGCGAAAGAATCTGTATGGAGAATGGATTTGGAGATTGCTATGGTGTTAATATCCAATACGCTCTCGTGTCTCTTCGTTGGGATGCAGCTTTACCATATGAGTAAACACCAAGAAACACTCCCTTTCATCTCCATCGCAATGGCGACGCTTCTCGTGCTCGGTCACATGATTCCTCTCCTGTTAAACTTCGAAGAGATATTCAAAAGCAGCCGTAACCAGGAGAGCTTGTTCTTCGAGAACGATAGATGGCTTGAAGCCAAGGAGATTGTGGTGAGGATAGTGACGATGATTGCTTTCTTACTCGAGTGCCGTCTTCTCCAGCTAGCTTGGAGTGCTAGAAGAAACACagagaatcatcatcatcaccgtGAGAGCGTGTGGAAAGCAGAGAAGATGGTGTGTTACGTGTGTTTGCCTCTCTACATCACTGGTGGATTGATAGCTTGGCTAGTGAACCGTAACAGAACTCCTAAAAGAGTTGTGTACATAGGGAAGCCACGCGCTGCTCGGAACCTCTTGTACCGTCCTGTGACGTTGAAACGCTCTTTCCAACGTCCTTCTCTGTGGAAAGATCTAAAGTCTTATGGAGGTTTGATGCTTGATGCGTTCCTTCTTCCTCAGATACTCTTCAATGGATTCAGCAACTCGGACGCAAAGTCTCTTGCTGCTTCGTTTTACGGTGGACACAGCTTCGTTCGTTTGCTTCCTCATGCTTATGATCTTTATAGAAGTCACAGCTACGGGAAGATACTTGACTGGTCGTTCATTTATGCAAGCCACAAAGTGGACTACTACTCCACTGCGTGGGATGTCATTATTCTCTGCATCGGTTTCGTTTTCGCTGTTGTGGTTTTCTTGCAGCAGAGATTTGGTGGTCGTTGTTTCATCCCTAAGAGGTTCGTAGAGGATTTGAGATATGAGAAAGTTGTGGAGTTGCAAGAAACTGGCGAGCTGCACAAGTCCAATGATTCTTGATGATATACAGATACACCACAGTTTTGtcttttattgttttttgttGGTTGTAGTATATCCaactttttcttttgtgtgAAGAGATTGTTACGAGAGTGAATATGAAGTTACAATAAGCATATAACCAAATTCCTGAAGCTAACTTtgcttataatattttattttctcttgtAGATCATTTTGTTAATGCTACTAAAATCAAAGTGTTCTTGTATAAGATTCTGGTGCTTATGGTATAAAATTTCAGGTTGTTATATCGTTGAAGCAAAACTCATCTCTTGAGCATATCTCACATTCATGAATCCTCTTTGTCCCACAACACATCTACAAATGAAAATGAATAAAAGCCTTAAAGGTCAACATCAACATGTTttcgatgttttttttttgaatgaatgtaaaattttattcaattaaaCTGTACTATACATTTAATGCAAATGTTTTCTTTAGctataaagaataaaaaaatgtaatatcATGTTTTCAATGTTTATTGCAGGTCTATTCTTTTCTTGTAATTTGATCTTCATCGTCACTAAGCTTCTCTCAGCTGTGGAATTGCATGATCATTGTCGCCAGTGAATTTATGTGCAttcagaatattattttttaaagaactAATAACTCAttgtatattttagatttttgaaaAACTTAATTGATAAATTTGacataaaaatacaattttatatgaataaaataaaatagatataacaaacaaaaacagaaaaaacgTGATATTTGGAAACTAATCTACTAGTATAAAAAAAACTGCGCGTCGACTAGGTTCTTTTTCCTCTGTTTTGTTTAGGTTGTAAAAACGCTTTTGTATTCTATGTCTATGTTTTTAATGGGGGATTCGATTAGCAGTTTGCCAGATGAGATTCTTGGCAAAATCCTGTCATTAGTTCCGACAAAAGTGGCTGCTTCCACATCTGTTCTGTCCAGGAGGTGGAGGAATCTGCTGTCTCTTGTAGACAGCCTTAGTTTTGATGAGTCGATAGTTGTCTATCCCAACGAAGAAGAAGCAACAAACGGTTCACACCGTGATAAAGTAAACttgtattttatttatgaatatGAAAGAAAAATCCAATGTTCAGTAAACACTGATTCAGAGAAATACAATGTTAAGCAACTAGTCAGACTAGCGACTCAATCACTGTTTTTGTATCAAATTGACACAGATATTCAAGTGGTGTGGGACATGTCATAAGCCACATCAGAGGAGAGAGAGGATGTAACAAGAAGTTTGTTACAAAAACGGAGGAACgctttcattttaaaattcattcGAATATTGTGAACATTTTCTCTCCTTTTCTTTTCTACTTTTCTGGAAAATTAGTGATTGAGTCGCTAGTCTGACTAGTTGCTTAACATTATATTTATCTGAATCGGTGTTTCCTGAACATTAGATTCTTCTTTCatattcataaataaaatacaaGTTTACTCTATCACACCGCTTCTCTGATTTCGTAGACAAGACACTTGCTCTGCTAAACAACTCTCCCGCCATCAAGACAttctctctgtctctgtgtTGTGTAGTTAGCACTAAGAGTTACAAAAATGAATCTGCCCGTGTCAACCGTTGGATTCGGACTGCAATGGAAAAAGAGGGTTTACTGGAACTACACTTGTACGCCCCTACCCCCGGGACGAGTGTTAGTATAGAACGTAGGTTACTAAGGAATAACACACTGGTTAAGCTCACAATCTCCGGTCATTATGATATATTGAAGCCCAAACTAAAGCCCAAGTTTATGATCTATTAGAGGCTTTTGTAATCCATGTAACTAGGGTTTCTAGATTCATATATATGTTGTTATGTGCTTTGATGAATGTAACTTTGGCTGCCATTGTAGCAGCCTCTCCTTCACTTaatgaaatatctatttaatttctTGTGTTCTTGGTTACAAAACTAAAGCTTTTCCTTTTCTCTAGTTTCACAATAAAGCTCAATGAGCTATCTTTCATTTCAATAAAGTTAGAATCTTTCTTAGTTCACAAATGTTATCATGGTATCAAAGAGTTAGTAGGATGGTTTAGTAAGTGTGGAAAGAGTTTTGATTCTTCATTTTACAAAACTTAGTTATGTCAATTCAAAGAGATCTCTTATCTGGTTCTTGTATACTGATATTTGTTAAGGATCAGACGCTTAATGCTGAAACAAGTATTCTACTCTCAACTACTAGTTGATAAGGCCCCTTTGACATAATATGCCtgaagagaaagagaagcagGGATAATATAGGAAATATAATACTTACGTGTTGTGGAAAGGGAACACCAACAACATTTTCAGCAGTCAAATTTCCTTCCATATGGAACAAACTTGGAAGATGGAGATGTTTGGGGCATATAAGGGTTGGTTGTTCACAAGTTCTGGGTAAAAAGCTTCAGGGACAGGTAGGATGGGATTGTTGCTTGGTACATAAACAATATTTCCAATGTCAGGCATAGCAGTAGGAGCTGGTGAAAGACGTTTTGTATGAGACCGACCAAAGTTATTTGCCTCTGGATTCAACTTGAACTCCTGCAAGTATGTGGTAAAACTTCTTAAAATAGAAACTTGTAACTGATTAATAGATAAAGTAAAATGAACCTCAGGCTAATTTGACAGAAAAATACCAACGACTCTGAATGTGTTCTTAAAGAACAAGGAATGGATAACAAATCTTTACGATCTATGTAATTTAACATAAGTGTACTAAGGAATTACCTTAGTCTTTTTGACGGTCTGGATAGGTACTGATTCATTAGGAGATGCATCTAAACCCAAGGTCTGAGGTTTCATCAACGGTTGAAGATGAATTGTCTGTGGAAGAAGGCCTCTGTAAAAAgccatttttttggttttatcatATACCCATAAGGATTTAATTAAAGAAAGCATTTTAGCGTACAAAATACACACATACACACTCGAATACTTGTATACTTGTTTGTATACACCGCTGTAAAAAATCACTTTATCATACCACAGACCAATTCCCCTAGCGCAAGGCATTTTAACCAACCTACAAAAAGTTCaagtctttgttttgttttgttttggaatATTAGGAAAAGTGAAAAGTCCAAGTCTTTCTTACCAGCGATCTTGTTCCACATCCTCCTTGCATAAAGCTTGACCACAAGAATCATTCTCTTCAACAGAAGCTTGACCGCAGGAACCATTCTCTTCAACAGAGCTGCAACATGCTTGATTAATTAGGTACTGATTCGTTAGGAGATGCATCTAAACCCAAGGTCTGAGGTTTCATCAACGGTTGAGGATGAATTGTCAGTGGAAGAGGGCCTCTGTAAAAAgtcatttttttggttttatcatATACCCATAAGAATTTAATTAAAGAAAGCATTTTAGCGTACAAAATACACACACACTCGAATACTTGTCGCAACATGCTTGACCAGCGATCTTGTCTTTCTTACCAGCGATCTTGTTCCACATCCTCCTTGCATAAAGCTTGACCACAGGAACCATTCTCTTCAATAGAAGCTTGACCACATGAACCATTCTCTTTAACAGAGCCGCAACATGCTTGATTAACACCCAAGCCATCTCAgtttttgtctctctctctctctctctttttgttttgttttgttcttctaGTCTAACAAGAGAGTCTGCGTGTctatttatagttattttagTTTGAGAGAAAAATATGATGAACAAAGTGCGTGTctatttatagttattttagTTTGAGAGAAAAATATGATGAACAAAGTTGGGGGTTATTGGTTGGTGTATtttgatggatttgaaaatccaaactaaatctagtgttattagttctatgattttaaaattttaattaaaatcaagtgttattcgtttaatgattcataaattctaattcaaatcaagtgttattcgtttaaatatttataaattctaattcaaatcaagtgttattcaatcatacgaatttactaatatatttgatttcatAATGTATTTGAATGAATTTGCATGAATTTCTTTGTGAAAAATACAAAGGCCCAAATCTGAAGGAAAACCTCcggatttgtaaatactaatccgagaaaatttgaaaatttgtatattttatttgaatttataaatactatatggatttctaaatcaataaaaatatataaaccaataacaccttaACGTTTATACTGCgcgtttcatatttttttttgcgtttaaggaaattaaatatttaacaaaaaaaacaaatacaataaATATCTCTTCGCGATTGTCGGCGCGTGGTGTTCACGCCATTGTTGTACTCTTGAATCTTGAAGCCgccataaaaaaaacaaacaggCTCTGCAGTGGTACAAAAAAGCATTTAGCCATTTTCAAGATTTTTACTTTTACCAAACTATCTCTCAGATCACCTGAATCATCCGATCATGGAttgcttttgttttcttgtcgCTTTGCTCACCATTAATTTAAGTTCGTACTCTTTTTGCtaggcttttttttttgagaaatcaaTAACTCCAACTCCTTTCACCAACTCACATTTTTATATGGGAAATATGACTGTATAACCAAGAAAAAAGGATAATTCATGAAGTAGTCAATTTTTCTAATATAACGATACACAATAtgttttttctataatattgtTATCTTACCCTTTCATTTAACCggtaaaacctgcaaaaaaaattataatctaaATTAATAACTAGTGATTCTAAAAGAAAGATGTGGTATTTAGTTACTCTCACATAGTTAACAAAGCAAATGGTAAAATATAGAAAGGTCAATAGATTCATCTTCTTATTTGAGCGATTAAGACGCCACCGATTACATTTTTGGTGAGTTTGTGGAGAAGAAGACCATTATCGAAGGCTCGGTAGGTGACAAAAGGCGTGAGTAAGACGGCACCATAACGGCAGTAAAACAAAATCACATTGCCTATTATGTAAGTTGTTTTACTACTCttaaattttctgaattttcatTCATTATATGTCGGAATCTGATATTGTAAAGTAAAAAAACCAGAAGTTTGAGATTTTCTGTTGATATACATGGTGCTTGTACTCCATTTGCATGACAATATAGTtaagtgtgtatatatatggaaATAGACCTGATGAAGATAGTTATGTCAACCTCTAATACTTTGTTTGTGtgaatttgtaaataaaatatactatatagaAGTAAATAAAGTAGTATAGATGTCTATTTCcataatatataaactatattttggTGGGTGACTGTGTTGTATATAAATGGAGTAGTACATATGTCTGACCGCATAGTAtagtaattattatgttaatagTATAGTATATGTTATAGAAGTGGTTttcagtttaaaaataatgtgtGTTGACATCACCACATAATTAATCATCATAATTTAATATGTGATGTTTTGTGATGTATGAAATTGTTGATGAAATTGTCTCTGTTGATGGTGAAGGATTGTGGTGAATAATAGAGTTTTGAAAACTTGTGTGGCGAGTGACATGACTTGTTCAGTGGCGATCACCTCCATCCATACAATCGAAACTATTGTATTCGTTTCTGCTGCAATTGTCCCTCTTCTCATAATTCTATGACTGTATGTTCTTCTCTTCTATCTAGTGAATCaacaacaaaattattttctcCGATGCGGTTGCATGTACTATCTTCACTGATGTCGTCAGatatacttattttttattgttgtgAATGATAAACAATATTGAATGTATTTACCTTTCCATATTTTATATTGATgtgtatatgattttgtaaagagaaatagtatattaaacacaaatggaataaaatttattatgacATCAGATAAAACATAATACAATGTGATGTTGAGTCGAATGGTATTCATATGATGTTTCTtcaatattacataatataatttaatactacacaattttatatactttttaaattttgatatttgggtttaAGTTTTATctttggattagggtttagtgatttaagtttagggtttagtatttagaaagtGAAGGAGTATGGTTTTGGGTCCGCATGAACTTCTTCCTTGCaatcatatatatttcataatctCACCAATaggtactatgttatttattttattccatgctatttgggtttatgatttatatttaggtttagagtttatatttggattagggtttagtgatttaagtttagagtttagtatttagaaagtGAGGGAGTATGGTTTTGGGTCGGGATGAACTTCTTCCTTGCaatcatatatatttcataatctCATCAATAgatactatgttatttattttattccatgttatttgggtttatgatttatatttaggtttagggtttatatttgggtaaaggtttagtgattagtgtttagggtttagtatttaaaagGTGGGGAAGTATAGTTATTGTCGACGTTAACTTTTTTATGCAATCATAgacattttataatttcaccaatatgtactatgttatttattttgttccattctatctgggttttgggtttatatttgagtttattgtttatatttgtttttagggTTTACTGATTAGATTTTAGGGTTAGTATTTAGGGGTTGGGTGAGATTGAGATAATGTTTAGTATCTAGGAATTGTGGTTGGGAtatgtttagtatttagggATTATAAGTGGATTTATAATCCTATACTACTTAGGTGATATGGAACAGAACACTCGTCATATGTATGTAAGATATACGTGGATGGttcctcttttttttatttaacacaTTTACGGATTACACCATTTATGGTTTGCTTTGAATACACATTTAAGATTACCTGTGCTAAGTTCCACCACTTGTTTACTTATGCACATTAAAAATATCTTCAGTAAATCTATCTTGTGTACGTGGCTTTCTCTTACTCTTAAAAACGGAAGAGCTGTAACCCACAATTGTAAATTTATTGCAGTAAATACATCATTGCCTCTCCCCAACCGTCCACTCCACCCTCTTTGTTCGTGATTATATTACTAAATTACAAACATGATTTTATTCTACGTTAGTCATGTCGAATGGAAACGTCTCCCATATATTTGTACTTATATTAttctatctaaaatatatagtatGAAACTACATTCTTGTGGCTTTCTCCTACTCTTAAAAACGGAAGAGCTGTAACCCACAATTGTAAATTTATTGCAGTAAATACATCATTGCCTCTCCCCAACCACCCACTCCTCTGTCTTTGTTCGTGATTATATTACCAAATTACAAACATGGTTCTATTCTACGTTAGTCATGTCGAATGGAAACGTCTCCCATATATTTGAACTTATATTAttctatctaaaatatatagtatGTAACTACATTCTTACATTCTCCGTTAAACACCGTTGTTTCTTTCACACTTAAGCCTTTCATCAACTCGTTTCTTTCCATGTTTTCCTTCTTTTGCTTTTGAATATGGTTTATCCACGCGCTTTCTAAGGTGTGTCATTGTTATTAAGGGACACAGAATCACCACGTTGTTTTCTCCATGATTTGAAACCGGTAACTTCTTATGTATAAGGACATAACCGATAGAAAAGAAGGCAAAAAGCGAACAAATGCATTACGTCAAAATCTTGTCCATTCTCTTGACTTTTCTTTGTATGGCTACTCAGCCAATTAGCcctttttatatttagttaaaagAAAACGAATCCAAAAAGTGGGTAGTAAGAGCAACCGCATTGAAGAATTTTAGGGGATGTTCACACGCAAAtcgaaaaaaaactattataataaaCAACAGTGAAGACCTCGTCTCACCACGTTCTTTCCGCATGAACCTGGATCGTTACTGTTTAGCAGGCCCTACGCCACGTGCCGACCCGCTATTGGTcagttttaaaaaaagaaaaaaaaaagaataataaaaaattcaaattatgaACCTCAACCGGGGATTCATTAATGCGCTTGCTCTAAGGGTCACATAATTACATAAAGTAACACCAGCTTTTAAAAACAGCCTCTTGATCCTTAGAAGAATGGTTTGGGAAGTACCAGAAAAACACCTCTGGTCCTTAGGTGAAATCTGAAGTTTACGCTTTCCCCCTGTAAATAATAAAACCATTGGTTTcatcatcatcctaataaaagAAGACACTCCGAACGTAAGAAAATTAGGATACCACTTGCATACTCGCATGGGTGGTACTCCTTCACCTCCAAGAATCCCCTGGTCTAATAACCTAATAATCACAAGGAGTAAGCACCAAGAAACTAACATCATTTTATCTTTCTCATGCACATCAGCTTAGAACTCCTATAAACTTTGAACAGGAATGTAATCTAACTAAGATATATACATTGGGGTTGTTAGGTCATACCTTGCCGACACCAATCCGCATAGTAAGTGGGTTTTGCACGCTTGTAGGTACTGTCAAACAACGTTCCATCTGCAAACCTCGCGGTATAATGAACCTACCCCCACACCAGCACCAAAGTCTCAAACTTTGAACCCAAAAAACTTTTGCAATGCGTAATGTGTCGTAATTAACACGAAAAGTGATGGACTTTGATAAATTCTTAAAACAGAAAGATGGATGTATAAATATGAACCCTAAACGCTCAtgccaaaaaccaaaatctctcAAAGTCCTTAttgcaaagagaaaaaaatgaatcCATCGATTTTAATCTTAACAGTTTTCGTACTTCCCCTCCTGGTACCAACGGTGATTCCTCACGACTACTCGGATGTGATAACATTTGAGAACTAGATAGAGTTGTGTTTTATTGAAACATAAACTAAGATAGCTCAATGAGCTTTATTGAAATATAAAGAACATAAAGAGAAAGACTTTGGGTTGTCTGCAAGAGATTCAAGAGTTATATTGATGCTTTATAAAGATGAGAAGAGAGGCTGCTAGAAAGCACAGCCAAAGTTGAGTTTTACAAAACCTTAAACTACtatttatataaatctaaaTGCTAGAACCCTAGTTACATGGACTTCTATGCTCTTCTCCAATGACATAGTCTTGGGCTTGATGTGGCTTGCTGTGTGGCTTAATATGATATTGGTGCATTTAAGCATATGTTTTTGCCAGCCCTCAGATCACTTTCTCTGATGGTTGCGCTTGATCTTTACCTCTATCGCCAAATCATCCATGCTTGTCCTGTTCTGGAAGAGTTAACCATACGCGACGGGGAAGTTCCAGATGTGTTGTCAATTTGTGGTGGTACGGTCGTGGAACATGCATCAATCAAGCGTCTTGTGATTGTAACGCCTCTTCCTGATGGTACAGACTACAATCTCTCGACATATTATTTCGAAAGCTCTCGCCAAACAGTTCGTTTCCGAGCACCAAGTCTTGTCTGCCTTGACTACTCTAGTTTTGTCTTTAAAGAGTATCAGGTTGATGATTTGGATTCTCTTGTCGAAGCAAGGCTGAGTCTCAAGTTATGGTGGTCAattagtcatttttttttttttgtcaaatatgTGAATTTCATTAAGCAAATAATGACACAGAGAGATACATTGTAGTGCATCTAAGTTGCTAATCAAAGCAAGAGTGTCTTAGGGAGccacaaaaaaagtaaaaaagactCACTAGGACAAGAAAGGTTCAATCACAACACAATGGAAGTGATTAAAGCTTAGCTAAACTAACAGTTCCATGGACAACTTTGAAGTTTGCAGTAGACACAGCGAGAGAGATGATGCCGGAACCTACATCAAAACCGCACAGGCCCGAAGAGAACACAGCCGGAGAACAGTCCGAGGGACCGCGGACCGTCCCGAAGGCGACTCGAACCATAGAATAGGCGAAGCAGGGTTGACCTTGCCCTGGTCCGGCCATCACTAGCGGTAGAGTCCACTCCAGACGCTGCAATCTCAAGAAGATGACAAACCGTTATCCCGGTAATCCAAACCCGACGATGAGAAGCCAGAAGTTGAAGCACAGGTGGGTAACAAGCAGATACAAGCGGAGGTTTTAGCAGCTCGACTCCGGTCCCATCACGCTAGCAGAGCACAAAAGGTACCAGCTTCAGAACATCAAGAGAGGCAGGATACAGAGGCCTTCTTCCTTCTGAAACTTGAAGAGCGAAGGAACATGAGCTCCCATCAGCAGGCGAgagaggagaagagacccatgaAAGAGAGCTGAGATATCGCAAAGTAACGGCACGAAACTCCGAGCTATCCCGACATCCCCCGATAGATCTGGATCCTAACAAGACGCCATGGTAGTTGTCGAGAAAGTGTACCAGAAAGAAGTCCCCAGCGAAGAGTCTCACCATCGCCTTTTTCATCTCAGAACGAGTCACGAGACAGGGAAGTTCTTACCTTTAGCAATCGTAGGAGGAGACAGAGGAAGACAGAGGAGGCAGTGAACTGACCGGAACGGCGAAGGCAGCGACGCTTATCCATTCCGGCGACCCTCCGTGAGAGATCTGACCCAGATCCGCTCAAGTCAAACCCTAGATCTACTTCCAAGACGACGCCTCCTGCTCAGATCTGACTCTCCACGACCTCGCCATCACTCCAGGGAAGCTGAGGACGCCCTCAGACGCCGGTTTGGTTCGCCGGATCCGGCTGCTATCCGACGAAAACCAGAGTAGATGAAGCAAGGAGGAAGTGGAGAAACTGAATCGTGAGAGAGGAGAGACTGGACACAGTAACGATTGGGGTGGCGACCGACGGGTAGAGACCTCCGTCGGCCACCGGAGCTGATGTCAGATACGATTATGATTATTATTAGTCATAATTACGATTATGATTATTATTACGATTATGATGGCTGTTTTTATCTTGGTTATCCACGCCCGCCTATATTCGGTGATGTTACATGTCTAGTTACGGCTATAAGAAACATTACCACCCTTCACTTGTCTCCTGATTCCCTTGAGGTAGGTCAGTCCTTCTTAtaatactattatttgtttgtggttgtaatatattaaaaaatttatataatggaTCAGGTATTTCATTTCTGCTGTAAATCCATGCCATGCCTATGTTCAACAACCTTGTTACTTTATCCCATTGAGAGTAACAAGCAAAAAAGTTGGCAAGTGATGCCACTTCtgctcaagtcttgtccaaatCTACAAACTTTAGTTTTCAAGGTATATAAATAtcagtttacttttttttgttgttgttgttgtttccaTTGAATAATGTACATGTCTTAAATTGGTCTGTTTTCCAGGGTCTTCTTCACAGAGTAACAAATAGATGTGGAGATGCATGCGCTTGCAACCCGGGTC comes from the Brassica rapa cultivar Chiifu-401-42 chromosome A01, CAAS_Brap_v3.01, whole genome shotgun sequence genome and includes:
- the LOC103859300 gene encoding uncharacterized protein LOC103859300, translated to MATFRPSLFFVFFFFLFLTSATPLAVSSLVNPNPFKPPRIPYSDHCNHIVPESPTDPSPSAASSPASLAFDVSFFSGGDSFFNRNNQPRSSDVKSASFRPKSIRKTLGDGGIYRVEARLTLQISRTSGDLGQRKMIQVTQIDGRRIPVSFMGGQSFELYGFWSERTGRVCLVGSAQVLSPFGTYKPFDARLMLTYSNESNIYGSLVKGVLESVSNQSDFKTVSILGARNTPLNYEYKLLEQSNAECGRNSEESLSVESVLGGLCKVFEGRSHVYRTTDCGIDRSCSSGVEYMSLLSLLCDGEKMKVVLSFSNTSGVSRLFSFDPRTALVAEGAWDVEKDRFCGVACRILNFTDSLSNAKVGDCSLRLSLRFPASLSIKSMAPVVGELWSGKTGRIEFSSLNDPLWRFSGLRYEYTEGERVSKLCKSRSKTKGKHYPDAQTSDMRFVMSVKYPGGVRSARASPYFVGDRLYRELLVRGQGAGVPGIPMNVNSVTKSFTNITYRIRFLNPVSESRGDIFAEGTYDRDTGELCMVGCQSVKLNSTTTVDCSLAIRFKFSPIDSRSDDRLKGTIESTREKTDPLYVGRMEVVSRSIYVHQAKESVWRMDLEIAMVLISNTLSCLFVGMQLYHMSKHQETLPFISIAMATLLVLGHMIPLLLNFEEIFKSSRNQESLFFENDRWLEAKEIVVRIVTMIAFLLECRLLQLAWSARRNTENHHHHRESVWKAEKMVCYVCLPLYITGGLIAWLVNRNRTPKRVVYIGKPRAARNLLYRPVTLKRSFQRPSLWKDLKSYGGLMLDAFLLPQILFNGFSNSDAKSLAASFYGGHSFVRLLPHAYDLYRSHSYGKILDWSFIYASHKVDYYSTAWDVIILCIGFVFAVVVFLQQRFGGRCFIPKRFVEDLRYEKVVELQETGELHKSNDS